The Helicobacter canis genomic sequence AATGGCTAAAGAGGTTAAAGTGAGTATAAATGCAGTAATGGAAGAAGCTCAAAGCTCCAAAGCCAAAACAGCCCCATCAGACTATATCGTGCTAGCAATCGATGATAGCAATACCGATAGAGCAATTATGAAAAAATGCCTAAAAACATTGGGAGTTACAGTGCTAGAAGCAAGCAATGGTTTGGAAGGCTTAGAAATTGTCAAAAATAGCGATAAGCCCCTTGATGCGGTTTTGGTAGATATAGAAATGCCTAAAATGGATGGATATACTTTTGCAGCAGAAGTTAGAAAGTATAATAAATTTAAAAATCTACCACTTATTGCCGTTACAAGTAGGACAAGCAAAACGGACAGAATGCGTGGGGTAGAATCTGGTATGACAGAATATATTACAAAACCCTACACGCCAGAATATCTTGTCAATGTCGTAAAACGCAATATTAATCTAGTAACCGGAGAATAAAATGGCTGATAAAATTAGAGATATTTTTGAACAGCAAAAGATGGATGCAAGTGGATTGGGTCGTGGTATTGGTGAGGCACAAGATGATCCAGAGGATATTTTGCAAGTTATTGGGTTCGTTGTGGGTAATGAGGAATTTGCTGTTCCTATTCTTAATGTCAAAGAAATTGTAAAACCCACGGAATTTACAAGGGTGCCCGGAACGCCACCTTATGTTCTAGGTGTATTTAATATGCGTGGAAATGTGTATCCACTCATCAATCTACGCTTGAAGTTTGGTCTCCCGGCTATCAAGCAAGATAAAGATACTCGCTATCTTATAGTGCATCAGAATGATGAAATAGCCGGATTTGTCATCGACAAACTAACAGCAGCCATCACTCTTCCTAGCTCTAGTATAGACCCTGTGCCAGAGACGCTTGCGAGCAATCAAGCTGGAATGATCGATGGCGTAGGAAAGCGTGAAGATCACCTAATCACCATCCTGAAAATTGATGTGCTGCTCAAAAGAGACTTCTAAACTCCAAATACATATACATTGAAAGATTCTAGATTCCCATAGAATCTAGAATCCTAGCGATTTGAATTATCCACTACAAACTTCTTAAAAATATTCCAACAAAAATACTCCCCAAACAAACGCAAAAAATACCAAACTCAAAAGTTGCGCTGCACTACTCATATCTTTCGCCTTTTTGGCAAAAGGATGTGGCTCGATACTCGTGTGATCAATGGCGTTTTCTATCGCTGAGTTAAAGAGCTCTACAATCACACAAAGCACTCCAGGCAAGACCAAAAGCACTTTTTGCGCAAATCCATCACCAAGCCATAGCCCCAAACACAGCCCAATGCTTGCTACTACAACCACCTGACGAAACCCCTGCTCTTCTCTCCACGCAGCCAAAAGTCCATCTCTAGAATACAAAAATGCATTGCGCACGCGTGCCAATCCACCCCCGCCCTTTTGTGCATTGCGCTTACCCATATCAGTCCTTTTTAGACTCTATAGAATCTAGTGGAATTTCTTCAAAGCTAAATGTAACTCCAGATTTTCGCAAAGATACCGCAGGATCTTGTAACCACTCCCCAAGTGGAAAGGCATTATTAGCACTCTTATTTTTATATCCCAGCCCATAGACTACGCCATTATTCTCACCTAAAATCATACGCAATACACCATCAACCAATACTTCAAGATACTGGGCTTTCCCTCTATGATCGCCTAATAGTGCTATATACATCACAAACGCTTTCATAGACTGCAGAGATCGGGCTAGGTTTATTCGATATTGCTGGTAGGCTTGCGCATCTAGTTTTTGACCATTAGCAAGTTTTGTAATAATAGCTTGAGCCAATTCCTTAGGCTCTAAAGACAATGTAGCACTCTTAAACAACACTGGAGTATGTGATAATATCTTTTGACTATCATCTTGATAGGCTTTTAGCATTGATGACAGAGCATCGCTAAAATGCGTGGGGGCTTGAGCCAGCACATCACCAAGCCCAGCCTGCATATCCCACACAAGCTTATATGATAGATTCTTGCCTTTTGTGATACAAGCAATACTAGTATCCATCGTATCAAAATCTGGTGCCTGCTCACTCTTGTCTAGCACTCCACTGATTTTACAATCAAGAGATTGCGGAAGCAGCTCAGTAGAGAAATCCACATCTTGAGCCAGCACGCCAAAAAGTAGCGTTAAAATCTCATCACCAGCAAATGATATTTTCTGGCTTGTTATACGCACACTTCCCTGTGTTTGCGTGAATTGCCCAAGCTCCAAGCGCACATTCTCTAGCACCACACCATCAAGCCCAATACTAGATGACTCACAAGCGATACTTTTAACCCCACTACAAGTAAAAGGCTCATAAGAGATAGAAGGAATATATTCTTGTAAAACCTGCAGCTGCGCGTTGATGGAGTTTTGCATATTATCCTTAAGCCTATAGCTTATCACGATCAACGCGACAAGCAGCACAGCAATCAGCACTCCTCCAAGCCCTAAACCCCATATAAACAACCTTTTCATACCTCTCCTTTGCTAAACTCTAGATTAGCCGATGATCTCGCGCACACCTTTGGCATTGGGCGCGGACAAAAAGCCTTGCTTCTCTAGCTCTTCCACAAGCACTGCAGCTTTATTGTAGCCTATACCTAGCCTGCGCTGAAGATTGCTGATAGAAGTCTTGCCATCAAGCATCATAAGCTTTTTAGCTTCAGCGAGCAGATCACTGCTATCGCCTTGTGTCTCATCGCTCCTTGTAGCCACCCCGACAGAATCAGCCAAGAAGCTAGAATCATACTGCACCTCTCTTTGATCACGGATAAAGCCCACAATGGATTCTATCTCATCTTCACTCGCCCAAGGCGCGTGCAAGCGCAACACACTCCCGCCCCCACCAAGAGAAAACAGCATATCACCCTGCCCTAGTAGATTCTGCGCTCCTTCAGAATCCAAAATCACGCGAGAATCCATTCTTGAGCCGACTTTGTAGGCGATTTTTGCCGGGAGATTTGTCTTGATCAATCCTGTTACGACATCGACACTTGGTCGCTGGGTGGCTACAATTAAGTGTAATCCTGCCGCCCTACCCATCTGTGCTATGCGAATGATTGAGCCTTCTGCCTCCTTGCCCCCTGTCATCATAAGATCGGCAAGCTCATCAATGATGATAACAATAAAAGGCAAAATCTCACTTCCCTCACTAGCAGCTTTGGCATTATAGCCATCGATGGTTTTTGTCTTTAGGGCTTTCATCATCTCATACCTGCGCTCCATTTCTCTGGCGACATTATTGAGAGCGATTATCGCCTTTTTAGCATCAGTGATGATGGGTGTCAGCAAATGTGGGATTTCTTCATAAAGACTAAATTCTACCTTTTTAGGATCGACCATTATTAAGCGCAAATTATCGGGAGAATTACGATAAAGCAGGGATAAAATCATCGCATTAAGCCCAACACTCTTCCCGCTACCTGTGGTCCCAGCGATAAGCAAATGCGGAAGCTTTTGCAAATCTGTAACAAATGGATTCCCTACAATATCTTTCCCAAGCCCAAGCGCAAGTGGCGAAGAAGAACCCTGAAAGACTTCACTCTCTAAAATCTCGCGCAGATAAATCATCTCTTTTTGCGAGTTTGGCACCTCAATCCCTACAACATCTTTACCCGGTATGGGAGCTTGGATACGGATTGATCGCGCACTTAGTGCCATAGCAAGATCATCACTTAAGCTTTGGATTCTACTGACTTTGACATTAGGAGCTGGGCGAAATTCAAAGGTCGTAACAACCGGACCCGAGTAGATTCTAGCCACATCGCCATCAATTTTAAACACTTTGAGCTTGGTTAGGAGATTTTGGATCTTTTGATCAATCTCACCTTCTTCAAAGCTTATTTTTCCGCTTTGTGCGGGCTGCAGAAGTGTCGTGGGTGGCAGGACATAATCCTTAGGTCGCGCAAGCCCACCTCTCTCTAGGCTCTCTAAATGCTGCTTGCTAGATTCTAAGTCTTTTACTATTGTGGGCTGCACTCGCCTAGAAAGCTCTGTGTTTTGTGTTTTGTGTGCAAAAATCTTAGGACTAGAATCTTTGATTTGCTCTAGTGTATCTTGGGGGCTGGGATATTGTGCTTGAGTAAATTCCCCTGCATAAGGAGATTGTATGCTTGACTGTGCTAGAGGCTGCATATCTGCTAGATGATCTTGGCTTTGTGGGTGTGATACTTGCTTGGAGTCTTTGTGCGTATCACTATCATCGTGCGCATCGTGCGCACTACTTGTGCCAATATTTGGAGAATGGGATTCTAGCATTTGAGAAGAATCTAGAGAGAGACGATCAATGGCTGGAGAATCCACCTCTATCATCTCTTGTGGTGTGCTAGATTCTAGCTTCTCTTGTGTGGGGTCAATGATTTTTGTGCGATAGGTTGCTTCATCTTTTAGCAGTGCTTCTTTCTCATAGGCTTTGGCACGAGAGATAGCCTGATCCACATCGATATGTAGCATCTCGGCATCTTTATTCATCTGGCTTGGATCAATAAGCCGGACCATCGCCCTATGCCGCTCTTCTTCCTGCTCTTTTATATATCTCTCGCGTTCCTCATCGCGGTAAAGCACTACGACCTTTTTCTCATCAAACTTTGGAGCTTCCCTTGGAGCTTCTTGCAAGGGCGATGAAAAGGACGACGAGAGATTTTGTAGCTGAGTGGCATTGGGCATATCCGCGAGACTAGATTCTAGGCTAGGCATTTGATCAAAAGACTCTTGAGTAGAATGCGCCCTGTGCATTGTCGTTTGCTCAGCATTGATCTTGCTGGATTCTAGTTGGATAGGATTTTTAGCACGCCCTTGATAGTCAAACTCCTTGATCGATGGAGAGGCAAACACTCTTTCAAGCCACGCAGTAGTAGCTTTGTATAAATATCGCGCATACGCTACACACCTAGGAGCAAGATACAAAAACGCTTCTTTTACATTGCGCACAAGATAGCGCGTGAGCGTAAGCACGGCATTTTGCAGGGATTTTTGTGCAGTAATCACAGCAGTAGGACATAGCAAAAGCACCCCGGCATACACACACACTATCACTAGAATCCACACGCCAAATGCGCCAAAATTTGGCATAATCTTGGCGATAAGAAGCGCACCAAGCAAGCCCTTATCCAACCAAAGCGACTGCACCAAAAGCACACCTAAGCTTAGTAGCAAAACAGCGATGATAATTTTCACTCGCTTTGGGCTAAGTGTAGAATCCTTATATAGCGCATACGCTGGATAGAGTAAAAAGAGCAAATACACATAGCCCAAATACCCAAACCAAGATAGATTAAGCATCGCAAATGCCCTGCCCATCTCGCCCATTTCACCGCTCTGTCCAAAAATAGTCGCCAAGGTTAGGATAATAAACAACGCGCACCAAGCACACAAAATGTAGATTTTTTTAATGCTAAACCCTTTTAAGCAAAAATTTTTTAAATATATTATAGCATATATAGAAAAATCTACTTTCATTTCACACAGGGGGCATAAATGCACGGAAGAATAAGCCGCTATTCTATGGCGACAGGATCTGGCGTTGTTACCAATTATTCAAAGAAAATCTTTGAACTACGCAAGGAACATTGGCACGATCGCAAACTTCTACCAGCAGCAGGAATGTATGTGGAGTTTCGCCTTGATGAAAGCGGACATATTGTCGATGCACACAGCTCTGCCTATCAAGAGTTTGGCGCAGATTCACTTATCAAAGAAATAGACTTTTGGAAGACAGATACCGATGAAGAGCTGCGCACAAAGGAAGCTGATTTACGCAACCAAATCGCAGAAAATATCTTCAAGCAGACAAACTACCTGGAGATGAAAGCTATTGAAGCATCTGTATCTGTGGAAGACTGCTTAAAAGAATACTTCACCCCAGAATCTAACTCTATCAAATTCTCGCTTGCAGACATTGAAGAAGTCGCCCCAGAAAATCAGCTCAATTATCTCATTGTCCGCCGATTTCTCTCAAAAGCTATGGATTATCTTGTGTATTGTGATAAAAACATTACCCCCGATGTCTTTGCTAGCGATCTACAAAAGGTCAATAACCTAGAATACTCCTACAAAGCCTTAGTCCAAAGTGCCAACCTAAAGCCAGCTTCCATCTACCAAGATATGTTTTTAGAAAAGCAGCTTCACTATCGTGGCGCGATCAAGGCGATCTTGGGTATCAAAGAAAAAACCATCCAACTACGCAATAAAGTAAAATTCTGTATGAATGAAGTCCGCAAGCTTAGAAACCAAATGGAGCTCAATAAAAAAGACTCTTCGCTCCCAGCAAAGCTTGAGACGCAAAAGACCATTATGGCAAAAGCAGAAGAAGAAGTAAAAATCCTAACAGGCTGCCAAGAGCGGCTAGAAACTATCACAAAAAATTTTAGAGAAAGCTACTTAAATGAGTTTAGCGAGACTTTCCACAAAATGCACAATGATCTAGTCGATCAAACACGCGATGCGCTAAATCTTGTCGCCACCACCCTTGATAATAAAATGTGGAAAATCGGTATGTCATCTACTGCCATACACAACAACTTCTTCAAGCACGATATTAACAACCCCTATTGCACAATGACTTTCTATGGGCAGTATCTCAAGCGACTTGACAAAAACAAGCTTGCTGATAATGAAAAAACAGGCTACAACTACTTCCACAAATACAAAAAACAGCACGAAAAGCTTTTTTTAATCTACACTACAAACCAAAAGCTTGAGATGTATCTAAAGCTTCAAATAATGTCTGCTTCTAAAGAATATAGTGTTGTTATCGCCAAAACTGATGGAGAGTTTCTCTCACATATCAACTCCCAATCATTTGAGCTAGGCTATATCGATCCTTTTATCCGCGGGAATCCAAAGCAGCTTGTCGAAGATGCCAAGACTTCAAAACACAATAAAACCACGCGTTTTGTTGTCATATCACAAAAGCAAGCCCAAATTCTAGCAAATAAATAGTCCCTAACACACAAGAAATGATCCATATCTTAATCTGTGTAGGTCTCTTAAGGAACCCAAATGATTAAAAAGTTTTTTGCGCCATTTATCGCGATACTTGAATGTCTTACTAAATACTTCAAAGCCTTTGTTTTTTTGCTCATTGTAGCAGTGCTAATTTTTAGCACAAGAGAGCCTAAGCAGCACCCAAATCTCGCTAGAATCCACCTTAAAGGCGCGATAGTGGATTCTGCTATGCTACGCACACAAATCGAGGATTTACGCAATTATCCTAGCTTGCAAGGCGTGCTATTTGTGATTGACTCTCCGGGTGGAGCGGTGGGGGCAAGCGTGGAAATGGCTGATCTCATCAAAGAGCTCGCTAGCACAATGCCTGTGGTCGTGCATACAGAAGGGATTATGGCAAGTGGATCGTATTATGCTGGTGTATATGCGAGCAGAATCTATGCCAATCGCGGTGCGCTAATCGGGAGCATTGGCGTGCTATTTAACGGCGCAAATCTGCAAGAACTCTTTAAAAAAATCGGCTATGAGCCACAGATAATCGCAGCTGGCGAGTATAAAGAAATAGGCGCGTATTACCGCGACTGGACACAAAAAGAACGCACCTATATACAAAACCTTATCCAAGAAGAATACCAAACTTTCATCACCGATGTCGCAAAAGCACGGAATCTAGAGCTAAAGGATTCTAGCAAGTTTGCTGAAGGCAGGGTGTTTAATGCCGCTAAAGCTAAGGAGTTGGGGCTGATTGATGATGTCATCTCCCGTAATCAAGCCATAGACAAACTAAAAGAACTCGCCCAAGTAGAAGAAGCACTATGGCTTGAAAAAAGCTCGTGGCAAGGCTATTTAGACTCTCTTGTAGAATCCACTTTAAGCAGAATGCTTGGCTCTATGCTTGGGGTAGGATTGCGATGAAGCATATATTGCTTATTAGCACTAAAGATAGAAGCGGGCTTATCTATCAAGTCTCTAAGATTTTGCACGAAGCAGGGCTAAATATCGAGAAAAATGATGAATTTGTCGATAGAGATGCGATGATATTTTTTATGCGCACGCAAATTGCTGGCACACTAGATGAAAAGTGGATTCTAGCAACTCTACAAAACGCTCTCGACAAAGATGCTCATATCACACTAAAACCTATGGCAAAAAAGTCCCTAATCATTCTCGCTACCAAAGAAAACCACTGCCTTGGTGATTTGCTACTGCGCTATGATAGTGGCGAGCTACACGCCCATATCCAAGCAGTCATCGCTAATCATAACGACCTAGAGGAGCTTGTGCGCCGTTTTGATATACCATTTTACTGCGTAGAATCCAGCGATGATAGGCAAGCACACGAACAAGCCCTTACAAATATTATTGATCGCTATTGCCCAGATGTAATTGCCCTTGCTAAATATATGCGGATTCTCTCTCCTATGTTTGTAGCACGCTATGCAGGCAAGATGATCAATATCCACCATAGCTTCCTCCCCGCATTTATTGGAGCTAATCCCTACAAGCAGGCGTATGAAAGAGGGGTGAAAATCATCGGTGCTACCGCGCATTTTGTTACCCAAGATCTTGATGAAGGACCTATTATTGCACAAGATATTATTAAAATCGATCACACCTTTAGCTGGCAAGATATGCAAAAAGCCGGACGCAATGTCGAAAAAAGTGTCTTTGCTCACGCGCTTGATCTGATCTTGCACGATCGCGTCTTTATCAATGGTAATAAGACCATTGTGTTTTGATCTGCTAAGGCTTTGCTAGGATATACTAGCTTACCCCACACCAATACAAAGGACTACTATGGACTATCTACACATCACAGGAGGCTCAAAGCTACACGGACAAGTGCAAATCTCTGGAGCAAAAAACGCCGCTCTCCCCCTACTCTCTGCCGCACTGCTATCAAATACACCTATGAAAATCGACAATCTCCCCAATGTCGCTGATGTCAAAACACTCGCTAAACTTTTGGAGCATTTAGGTGCGATAGTGAGCTGGGATAGCCCACATAGTGCGCAAATTGATGCAAGCCACATTATCCATACCAAAGCGATTTATGATATTGTGCGCAAAATGCGCGCTTCTATTTTGGTGCTTGGACCACTACTTGCACGCGTGGGGCATTGTGAGGTAAGCCTGCCGGGTGGCTGCGCTATTGGCGCACGCCCCGTAGATCTCCACATAGCTGCTATGGAAAAAATGGGCGCACAAATCACAATCCAAGGTGGCTATATCGTAGCTAGCGCACCAAATGGGCTACAAGGCACACAAATTGTCTTTGACAAAATCACCGTAACAGGCTGTGAAAATGTCATTATGGCAGCAGCCCTAGCCAAAGGGCGCACGCAAATCATTAACGCCGCTAGAGAGCCAGAAGTAGTCCAGCTCTGCGAAGTGCTTATGCAAGCAGGCGTGGAGATACAGGGCGTGGGGACTTCTGTGCTAGATATCCGCGGCACAGATAGGGAGCCACTTAGCTTCAAGCCTTTTTCTGTGATACCAGATAGAATTGAAGCAGGCACTTATCTATGCGCAGCAGCCATCACAAATAGCCCTATAAATCTTACAAACGCTAATCCAACCCACCTTGAAGCCGTGCTTGAAAAACTCCGCCAAATCGGCTTCACCCTAGAATCCACAAAGGATTCTATCAGTATTTTTCCAGCCACAAAGCGACAAGGCTTTGAGCTTATTACCACAGAACACCCCGGCTTCCCTACCGATATGCAGGCGCAATTTATGAGCCTAGCTACACAGTGTCAAGGCACAAGCGTGATACAAGAGCGGCTCTTTGAAAATCGCTTTATGCACGCAAGTGAGCTACAACGACTTGGAGCAAATATCACACTAAAAGGCAACACTGCCACAATCATTGGCAACGATGAGCGCAATCCACTTGTAGGTGCAGATGTGATGGCGACAGATTTGCGCGCCTCATCGGCGTTGGTGCTTGCTGGGCTTGTGGCACAAGGCAGCACTAATGTGCATAGGATTTACCACCTTGATCGCGGCTATGAGAACTTAGAGCAAAAGCTTGAAGGGCTAGGCGCAAATATTGTGCGCAAAAAGTCGTAATCTCTAGCGATTCAGTCTTGGGCGAGCAATGCGCGTGATTGCGTGATTTTGGGGTAGGAGCTACCTTGTCGTGTGTCTTTGTGTGTTCATTTTTGCTGCGTGTAGTGGCACGATATTTTATCTCTATGTGCTACAAGTCTATCAAACACATCTCACATATAACCCAGCTCGCATAGGCTCACACAAAGATATATTCCCCACTCTCTATGCCCTTAGCCTATCAAATACCGCTCATAAGAGTTTAAGCGGGCGCAATATACTTGCTAAGATGGCTAAAAACTTCACCTATTCGCGTGATACAAGCTTCGCCCTACACGACAAAAAGACTTTATGGAGCTTTATAATGAGCTTTTTACCTATGCTATCGCGCGGAGAATCCAAAACGCCAATACTACACACGACAGCCCATAAGTATCTCGCATAGCCAATCGCCCATAGACAATATTAGACTCTCCCTAATATACGCTATCTGGGCGTGTTTATTTAAAAATATTTAACCAAAAATTAAAGTAAAATTTAAGTGTTTAGCGTTACAATCGGTGTTTCAAAAAGCTAAAAAAGGAGAGAGTATGGCTGAAGTCAAGAGACGCGATTTCTTAGGGCTCACGCTCGGTGGTGTCGCTGCGGTTGGCGGTATCGCTTCACTAATTGCTATGAAAAAGACTTGGGATCCATTGCCGAGTGTTGTTTCTGCCGGATTTACGACAGTAGATATAGGCAATATGCAAGAAGGAGAGTTTTCTCAGGTCGAGTGGCGTGGAAAGCCGGTATTTATCATAAGAAAGTCTAGCAATGATGCTTTTGATGATAAGCGCGACTTTAAAATCGGTGATAAAGTTTATACGCTTGGCTTGCAAGTATGCACGCACCTAGGTTGTATCCCCCTATATAAATCAAACGAAAAAGAATTTCTCTGTCCGTGCCACGGCGGTAGATTCACAATCAGTGGCGTCAATATTGAGGGCACTCCACCGCCACGCCCATTTGATATTCCGCCATTTAAGATAGATGGCACAACCCTAACGCTTGGTGAAGCTGGGGAAGAATACAACAAAATGATCGCATTAGCTTAAGGAGAAAGTATGGCAGAGATAAAAAAAGCAGATGGATTTGTTGATTGGCTTGATCAACGGCTTGGGGTGAAAAAACTCCTCCAAGTAATGATGACAGAATATTGGGTGCCTAAAAATATCAATTTTCTTTGGGCTATGGGCGTGCTACTGCTCACGCTATTTACACTGCTTGTAGTGAGCGGGCTATTTTTGCTTATGTATTACAAGCCTGATGTCAATATGGCGTTTTATAGTGTGAATTACACTATAATGCACGAAGTTGATTATGGTTGGCTATGGCGACATATCCACGCGGTAGCTGCAAGTATGGTATTTGTGATTATCTATATCCATATGTTTGTAGCTATCTACTATGGCTCTTACAAAAAAGGGCGTGAGATGGTGTGGATTGGTGGTATGCTACTCTTTGTCGTGTTTTCCGCTGAAGCATTTAGTGGCTATATGCTTCCGTGGGGACAGATGAGCTATTGGGCAGCGACAGTTATCACCAATCTTTTTGGAGGCATTCCTTTTATCGGCAATGATGTTGTCGAGTGGATTCGTGGGAATTACATTGTGGCTGATGCGACATTGACGCGATTTTTTATGCTACATGTTGTCTTGCTGCCTGTTGTGATTATGCTGCTTATTGCATTCCACTTCTATTCTCTTCGCTTTCCACATGTTAATAATCAAAATGGTGAAGAAATAGACTTTGAAGCAGAAGCACAAAAATACCAAGAAGGCAAGAAAAAAGACGCTAAAGTGATCCCATTCTGGCCAGTATTTATGTCGAAAGACATTTTTGTTGTGTGTGCGTTTATGGCACTATTTTTTTACCTTGTATGCTACCACTTTGATTTTGCTATGGATCCAGTGAATTTCGATCCAGCAGATTCTCTTAAAACTCCGCCACATATTTATCCAGAGTGGTATTTCCTATGGAGCTATGAGGTGCTACGCGGCTTTTTCTTTGATGTTGGACCAATTAAGGCTGCTGATATTGGTCTTATAGCATTTGGTGTAGCGCAAGTAGTGTTTTTGTTTCTCCCTTGGCTTGATAGAAGCCCTGTTGTGCGCCCAGCCCATCAACGCAAAGGATACTTTGTATGGTTTTGGTCGCTTATAGTTGTGCTAATCGTGCTTACTGTGTATGGCAAGCTACCGCCAGAGGGTATTAACACCTACATTGGCTTTGTTGCTTCTATTGCATTTTTGCTTCTTATCTTTGTCGCGCTTCCGCTTATTACAATCAACGAGCGCAAAAATTCAAGCTGCCGTGGTGGCTGCAATAATGCAGGAGGTGCAAAATGAGAGAGCTAAAAATTCTAGCAATCTTAGTTGTTGTCGTAGGTGTAATATATTGGGGTGTAGAGCCTTTGGCACATAGTATTATGCACCCAAAAGTAGCCGATGCACAGTATGACTATATCAAAGCAAATGCCGATGATGTAGCCCAGCTAAAAAATACAATAGCAAAGATTGAAGCTGAATTGCAAAATGCACGCAGCGCAAATAACGCC encodes the following:
- the murA gene encoding UDP-N-acetylglucosamine 1-carboxyvinyltransferase, giving the protein MDYLHITGGSKLHGQVQISGAKNAALPLLSAALLSNTPMKIDNLPNVADVKTLAKLLEHLGAIVSWDSPHSAQIDASHIIHTKAIYDIVRKMRASILVLGPLLARVGHCEVSLPGGCAIGARPVDLHIAAMEKMGAQITIQGGYIVASAPNGLQGTQIVFDKITVTGCENVIMAAALAKGRTQIINAAREPEVVQLCEVLMQAGVEIQGVGTSVLDIRGTDREPLSFKPFSVIPDRIEAGTYLCAAAITNSPINLTNANPTHLEAVLEKLRQIGFTLESTKDSISIFPATKRQGFELITTEHPGFPTDMQAQFMSLATQCQGTSVIQERLFENRFMHASELQRLGANITLKGNTATIIGNDERNPLVGADVMATDLRASSALVLAGLVAQGSTNVHRIYHLDRGYENLEQKLEGLGANIVRKKS
- the purU gene encoding formyltetrahydrofolate deformylase, which produces MKHILLISTKDRSGLIYQVSKILHEAGLNIEKNDEFVDRDAMIFFMRTQIAGTLDEKWILATLQNALDKDAHITLKPMAKKSLIILATKENHCLGDLLLRYDSGELHAHIQAVIANHNDLEELVRRFDIPFYCVESSDDRQAHEQALTNIIDRYCPDVIALAKYMRILSPMFVARYAGKMINIHHSFLPAFIGANPYKQAYERGVKIIGATAHFVTQDLDEGPIIAQDIIKIDHTFSWQDMQKAGRNVEKSVFAHALDLILHDRVFINGNKTIVF
- a CDS encoding diacylglycerol kinase, coding for MGKRNAQKGGGGLARVRNAFLYSRDGLLAAWREEQGFRQVVVVASIGLCLGLWLGDGFAQKVLLVLPGVLCVIVELFNSAIENAIDHTSIEPHPFAKKAKDMSSAAQLLSLVFFAFVWGVFLLEYF
- a CDS encoding cytochrome bc complex cytochrome b subunit, with the translated sequence MAEIKKADGFVDWLDQRLGVKKLLQVMMTEYWVPKNINFLWAMGVLLLTLFTLLVVSGLFLLMYYKPDVNMAFYSVNYTIMHEVDYGWLWRHIHAVAASMVFVIIYIHMFVAIYYGSYKKGREMVWIGGMLLFVVFSAEAFSGYMLPWGQMSYWAATVITNLFGGIPFIGNDVVEWIRGNYIVADATLTRFFMLHVVLLPVVIMLLIAFHFYSLRFPHVNNQNGEEIDFEAEAQKYQEGKKKDAKVIPFWPVFMSKDIFVVCAFMALFFYLVCYHFDFAMDPVNFDPADSLKTPPHIYPEWYFLWSYEVLRGFFFDVGPIKAADIGLIAFGVAQVVFLFLPWLDRSPVVRPAHQRKGYFVWFWSLIVVLIVLTVYGKLPPEGINTYIGFVASIAFLLLIFVALPLITINERKNSSCRGGCNNAGGAK
- the petA gene encoding ubiquinol-cytochrome c reductase iron-sulfur subunit, with amino-acid sequence MAEVKRRDFLGLTLGGVAAVGGIASLIAMKKTWDPLPSVVSAGFTTVDIGNMQEGEFSQVEWRGKPVFIIRKSSNDAFDDKRDFKIGDKVYTLGLQVCTHLGCIPLYKSNEKEFLCPCHGGRFTISGVNIEGTPPPRPFDIPPFKIDGTTLTLGEAGEEYNKMIALA
- a CDS encoding chemotaxis protein CheW, with amino-acid sequence MADKIRDIFEQQKMDASGLGRGIGEAQDDPEDILQVIGFVVGNEEFAVPILNVKEIVKPTEFTRVPGTPPYVLGVFNMRGNVYPLINLRLKFGLPAIKQDKDTRYLIVHQNDEIAGFVIDKLTAAITLPSSSIDPVPETLASNQAGMIDGVGKREDHLITILKIDVLLKRDF
- a CDS encoding DNA translocase FtsK, with product MFIILTLATIFGQSGEMGEMGRAFAMLNLSWFGYLGYVYLLFLLYPAYALYKDSTLSPKRVKIIIAVLLLSLGVLLVQSLWLDKGLLGALLIAKIMPNFGAFGVWILVIVCVYAGVLLLCPTAVITAQKSLQNAVLTLTRYLVRNVKEAFLYLAPRCVAYARYLYKATTAWLERVFASPSIKEFDYQGRAKNPIQLESSKINAEQTTMHRAHSTQESFDQMPSLESSLADMPNATQLQNLSSSFSSPLQEAPREAPKFDEKKVVVLYRDEERERYIKEQEEERHRAMVRLIDPSQMNKDAEMLHIDVDQAISRAKAYEKEALLKDEATYRTKIIDPTQEKLESSTPQEMIEVDSPAIDRLSLDSSQMLESHSPNIGTSSAHDAHDDSDTHKDSKQVSHPQSQDHLADMQPLAQSSIQSPYAGEFTQAQYPSPQDTLEQIKDSSPKIFAHKTQNTELSRRVQPTIVKDLESSKQHLESLERGGLARPKDYVLPPTTLLQPAQSGKISFEEGEIDQKIQNLLTKLKVFKIDGDVARIYSGPVVTTFEFRPAPNVKVSRIQSLSDDLAMALSARSIRIQAPIPGKDVVGIEVPNSQKEMIYLREILESEVFQGSSSPLALGLGKDIVGNPFVTDLQKLPHLLIAGTTGSGKSVGLNAMILSLLYRNSPDNLRLIMVDPKKVEFSLYEEIPHLLTPIITDAKKAIIALNNVAREMERRYEMMKALKTKTIDGYNAKAASEGSEILPFIVIIIDELADLMMTGGKEAEGSIIRIAQMGRAAGLHLIVATQRPSVDVVTGLIKTNLPAKIAYKVGSRMDSRVILDSEGAQNLLGQGDMLFSLGGGGSVLRLHAPWASEDEIESIVGFIRDQREVQYDSSFLADSVGVATRSDETQGDSSDLLAEAKKLMMLDGKTSISNLQRRLGIGYNKAAVLVEELEKQGFLSAPNAKGVREIIG
- the sppA gene encoding signal peptide peptidase SppA gives rise to the protein MIKKFFAPFIAILECLTKYFKAFVFLLIVAVLIFSTREPKQHPNLARIHLKGAIVDSAMLRTQIEDLRNYPSLQGVLFVIDSPGGAVGASVEMADLIKELASTMPVVVHTEGIMASGSYYAGVYASRIYANRGALIGSIGVLFNGANLQELFKKIGYEPQIIAAGEYKEIGAYYRDWTQKERTYIQNLIQEEYQTFITDVAKARNLELKDSSKFAEGRVFNAAKAKELGLIDDVISRNQAIDKLKELAQVEEALWLEKSSWQGYLDSLVESTLSRMLGSMLGVGLR